One Pseudorasbora parva isolate DD20220531a chromosome 4, ASM2467924v1, whole genome shotgun sequence genomic region harbors:
- the LOC137073677 gene encoding CD209 antigen-like protein C, producing the protein MESGTFYVCRNINNRSGPRTQSRRQDEEKDRKQRGSRCLVLLTVCLGLICVVLLIFIIIITAERDLLKSYKNTAEELNQTINSLQDNYTDLMTEKDQLKNNFSSLSQKKLELETRVNDLTAEKGQLQRRVDSLSQEKLDLERKVTSLGEELKEKSKQDVLFMSSELKSWSDSRQYCRDRGADLVIINTEEKQRYISSFTQDRVWIGLSDIQNEGNMTWVDNSPLKQGFWYETEPNNQYGDEDCVELMPSAPILNNWNDLPCSAKQKGICEK; encoded by the exons ATGGAGTCAGGGACCTTTTACGTGTGCAGAAATATTAATAACCGATCGGGCCCTCGAACACAGAGTCGTCGCCAGGATGAAGAAAAAGATCGAAAGCAAA GAGGAAGCAGGTGTTTGGTGTTGTTGACGGTGTGTCTCGGGCTCATTTGTGTTGTTCTGCtgatcttcatcatcatcatcacagcaGAGAGAGACCTGTTAAAGAGTTACAAGAACACAGCTGAAGAGTTAAACCAGACTATCAACAGCTTACAGGACAATTACACTGATCTAATGACTGAAAAAGACCAACTGAAGAACAACTTCAGCTCTCTGAGTCAGAAGAAACTGGAGCTGGAGACCAGAGTCAATGATCTCACTGCTGAGAAAGGCCAGTTACAGAGAAGAGTTGACTCTTTGAGTCAGGAGAAACTGGATTTAGAAAGAAAAGTCACATCTTTGGGTGAAGAATTAAAGGAAAAATCTAAACAAG ATGTTTTGTTCATGTCCAGTGAGTTGAAGAGCTGGTCTGACAGCAGGCAGTACTGCAGGGATCGAGGAGCTGATCTGGTCATTATCAACACTGAAGAgaagcag AGGTACATATCTTCATTCACCCAGGACAGAGTGTGGATTGGTTTGTCTGACATTCAGAACGAGGGGAACATGACATGGGTGGATAATTCACCACTGAAACAAGG GTTCTGGTATGAAACAGAGCCAAACAACCAATATGGAGATGAGGACTGTGTTGAACTGATGCCTTCAGCCCCCATCCTGAACAACTGGAATGATCTCCCGTGCTCTGCGAAGCAAAAGGGGATTTGTGAGAAATAG
- the LOC137073852 gene encoding CD209 antigen-like protein C, protein MDSENIYQNVECRPIEDTTGPQTLSNGQDKGKDEKHRGSRCLVLMTVCLGLICVVLLIFIILITAERDLLKSYKNTAEELNQTINSLQDNYTDLMTEKDQLKNNFSSLSQKKLELETRVNDLTAEKGQLQRRVDSLSQEKLELERTVTSLGEELKEKSKQDVLFMSSELKSWSDSRQYCRDRGADLIIINTEVKQRYISSFTKERVWIGLSDIQNEGIMTWVDNSPLKQGFWYKTEPNNQDGDEDCVELMPSAPILNNWNDLPCSAKKKGICEK, encoded by the exons ATGGATTCAGAGaacatttatcaaaatgttgaaTGCAGACCTATTGAGGACACAACTGGACCTCAAACACTGAGTAACGGTCAGGATAAAGGAAAAGATGAAAAGCACA GAGGAAGCAGGTGTTTGGTGTTGATGACGGTGTGTCTCGGGCTCATTTGTGTTGTTCTGCTGAtcttcatcatcctcatcacAGCAGAGAGAGACCTGTTAAAGAGTTACAAGAACACAGCTGAAGAGTTAAACCAGACTATCAACAGCTTACAGGACAATTACACTGATCTAATGACTGAAAAAGACCAACTGAAGAACAACTTCAGCTCTCTGAGTCAGAAGAAACTGGAGCTGGAGACCAGAGTCAATGATCTCACTGCTGAGAAAGGCCAGTTACAGAGAAGAGTTGACTCTCTGAGTCAGGAGAAACTGGAGTTAGAAAGAACAGTCACGTCTTTGGGTGAAGAATTAAAGGAAAAATCTAAACAAG ATGTTTTGTTCATGTCCAGTGAGTTGAAGAGCTGGTCTGACAGCAGGCAGTACTGCAGGGATCGAGGAGCTGATCTGATCATTATCAACACTGAAGTgaagcag AGGTACATATCTTCATTCACCAAGGAGAGAGTGTGGATTGGTTTGTCTGACATTCAGAACGAGGGGATCATGACATGGGTGGATAATTCACCACTGAAACAAGG GTTCTGGTATAAAACAGAGCCAAACAACCAAGATGGAGATGAGGACTGTGTTGAACTGATGCCTTCAGCCCCCATCCTGAACAACTGGAATGATCTCCCGTGCTCTGCGAAGAAAAAGGGGATTTGTGAGAAATAG